The following coding sequences lie in one Silvibacterium dinghuense genomic window:
- the leuC gene encoding 3-isopropylmalate dehydratase large subunit, producing MSTPKTLFEKVWEQHLVAEPANEPAILYIDLHLVHEVTSPQAFEGLRIAGRKLRRPDRTVATVDHNVPTTANRLIIEDAIAAKQIDTLRKNCADFGVELYDVQSPKQGIVHVIGPEQGFTKPGMTIVCGDSHTSTHGAFGALAFGIGTSEVEHVMATQTLPQNKAKTFRISVEGELPEGVGAKDVALGIIGRIGTDGATGYVLEFAGSAIRSLSMEGRMTVCNMSIEAGARAGMIAPDATTFAYLKGRPYAPQGEAWDKAVEEWSKLTTDEGAKFDRELVIPAIELAPYVTWGTSPGMVISVTETVPDPANAASEADRKGFERALEYMALKPGTSIEEVTIDRVFIGSCTNSRIEDLRQAAKVVAGHHVSPHVSAMVVPGSQQVKTQAEQEGLDVIFREAGFDWREPGCSMCLGMNPDTLKPGERCASTSNRNFEGRQGAGGRTHLVSPMMAAAAAITGHFTDVRTWEFKKAEVLV from the coding sequence ATGTCGACACCGAAAACACTCTTCGAGAAGGTCTGGGAGCAGCATCTTGTAGCTGAGCCGGCGAATGAGCCAGCGATCCTCTACATCGACCTGCATCTCGTGCACGAAGTGACCTCGCCGCAGGCCTTCGAGGGCCTGCGCATCGCGGGCCGCAAGCTGCGCCGCCCGGACCGCACCGTGGCCACCGTCGATCACAACGTGCCCACCACGGCGAACCGCCTCATCATCGAGGACGCCATCGCCGCCAAGCAGATCGACACGCTGCGTAAGAACTGCGCCGACTTCGGCGTGGAGCTCTACGACGTGCAGTCACCCAAGCAGGGCATCGTACACGTCATCGGGCCGGAACAGGGTTTCACCAAGCCGGGCATGACGATTGTCTGCGGTGACTCGCATACCTCGACACACGGCGCCTTCGGCGCACTGGCCTTCGGCATCGGCACCTCTGAGGTCGAGCACGTGATGGCGACGCAGACGCTGCCGCAGAACAAGGCCAAGACCTTCCGCATCTCCGTCGAAGGCGAGCTGCCCGAGGGCGTGGGCGCGAAGGATGTGGCGCTCGGCATTATCGGCCGCATCGGCACCGACGGCGCGACGGGCTACGTGCTCGAGTTCGCCGGCTCGGCCATCCGCTCGCTGAGCATGGAAGGCCGCATGACGGTCTGCAACATGAGCATCGAAGCAGGCGCACGCGCCGGCATGATCGCCCCCGACGCGACCACCTTCGCCTACCTCAAGGGCCGTCCATATGCGCCGCAGGGTGAGGCGTGGGACAAGGCCGTCGAGGAGTGGTCGAAGCTGACCACCGACGAAGGCGCAAAGTTCGACCGCGAGCTGGTAATCCCGGCCATCGAACTCGCTCCTTACGTGACCTGGGGCACCAGCCCGGGCATGGTGATCTCTGTCACCGAGACGGTGCCCGATCCCGCCAACGCCGCCTCCGAGGCAGACCGCAAGGGCTTCGAGCGTGCGCTCGAGTACATGGCGCTCAAGCCCGGCACGTCGATCGAGGAAGTCACCATCGACCGCGTGTTTATTGGCTCCTGCACCAACTCCCGCATTGAAGACCTGCGCCAGGCTGCCAAGGTCGTCGCCGGTCATCATGTCAGCCCGCATGTCAGTGCCATGGTCGTTCCCGGCTCGCAGCAGGTGAAGACGCAGGCCGAGCAGGAAGGCCTCGATGTGATCTTCCGCGAGGCAGGCTTTGACTGGCGCGAGCCCGGCTGCTCCATGTGCCTGGGCATGAACCCGGACACGCTGAAGCCCGGCGAGCGCTGCGCCTCGACCAGCAACCGCAACTTCGAAGGCCGCCAGGGCGCCGGTGGGCGCACTCATCTCGTGAGCCCCATGATGGCCGCCGCGGCCGCGATCACCGGACACTTCACCGACGTCCGCACCTGGGAATTCAAGAAGGCGGAGGTACTGGTCTAA
- the galE gene encoding UDP-glucose 4-epimerase GalE, with the protein MRILVTGGAGYIGGTVAQLLLDSGHQVVVYDNLCHGHRSMIPAAAEFVEGELADREKLERVLHSSIDGVMHFAALIEAGESMKKPELYFRNNSASTLTLFEAMLATGVKRLVFSSTAAVYGEPESTPIFEDAPLHPTNAYGESKLLVEQMLAWLNRIHDFRYASLRYFNVAGAIEGRGEAHEPESHIIPLILDVALGRRESIKIFGKDYPTKDGTCVRDYIHVQDLAQAHLLAFNALKEHSRLIYNIGNGVGFTVLEVIESARRVTGHAIPVIEEPRRPGDPAVLIASSEKIIRELGWKPEYTELDAILATAWKWHQQRYAKTN; encoded by the coding sequence TTGCGAATTTTGGTTACGGGCGGCGCCGGCTACATCGGCGGAACGGTCGCCCAGCTGCTGCTCGACTCCGGACATCAGGTCGTTGTGTATGACAACCTCTGCCACGGTCATCGTTCGATGATTCCGGCTGCAGCCGAGTTCGTGGAAGGCGAACTGGCGGACCGGGAAAAACTCGAACGTGTCTTGCATAGCTCAATAGACGGAGTCATGCACTTTGCTGCTCTGATTGAGGCCGGTGAAAGTATGAAAAAACCGGAGCTATATTTCAGAAACAACAGCGCTTCCACGCTGACGCTCTTCGAAGCGATGCTGGCGACCGGGGTGAAACGGCTGGTTTTTTCCTCAACCGCAGCCGTTTACGGCGAGCCTGAGTCGACGCCGATCTTCGAGGACGCGCCGCTCCATCCGACAAATGCCTATGGCGAGTCAAAGCTGCTGGTGGAGCAGATGCTCGCGTGGCTCAACCGCATCCACGACTTCCGCTATGCCAGCCTGCGCTACTTCAATGTGGCCGGAGCGATTGAAGGACGTGGCGAGGCGCACGAGCCTGAGTCGCACATCATTCCACTGATTCTTGACGTGGCGCTGGGCCGTCGCGAGAGCATCAAGATCTTCGGGAAGGACTATCCGACCAAGGACGGCACCTGCGTGCGTGACTACATTCACGTGCAGGATCTGGCGCAGGCTCACCTGCTTGCGTTCAACGCGCTGAAGGAGCACAGCCGCCTGATCTACAACATCGGCAACGGCGTGGGCTTTACGGTGCTCGAGGTGATCGAATCGGCGCGGCGGGTGACAGGGCATGCGATTCCCGTGATCGAGGAGCCGCGGCGGCCGGGCGATCCGGCCGTGCTGATTGCCAGCTCGGAGAAGATCATCCGGGAGCTTGGCTGGAAGCCGGAGTACACCGAACTGGACGCTATCCTCGCTACCGCCTGGAAGTGGCACCAGCAGCGGTACGCGAAGACGAACTAA
- a CDS encoding OFA family MFS transporter: MQDIKRWGIALAGILLQMALGAVYAWSVFRVPLAKQFHWSISQVTLTFTIAIFVLGFASFFGGLWLARVGPRIVAMTGGALYGLGVFLASFSNHGLYWLYFSYGVIGGIGLGFAYIVPISVLVKWFPDRRGLMTGIAVGGFGAGALVTAPVATRLIQSSGVLHTFAVLGLVFLVITVASGFFMQNPPAGWAPAGWTPKPLQAAQRAARDFTLGQALATWQWWALWLLLFLNTSAGISIISQEAPMFQELAKVTAIVAAGMVGVVSIGNAAGRVFWAWVSDFLTRRFTFLGMFLIQVILFWMLPSLHGALALTVVAFTVLLCYGGGFGTMPAFAADYFGAKNVGPIYGLMLTAWGFASAFGPLLIAHLRETSGSYASGLHVIAAIMALSALLPLLVRPPKTA, translated from the coding sequence ATGCAGGACATCAAACGCTGGGGCATTGCGCTGGCAGGCATCCTGTTGCAGATGGCCCTGGGAGCCGTCTACGCCTGGAGCGTCTTCCGCGTTCCGCTCGCGAAGCAATTCCACTGGAGCATCTCCCAGGTCACGCTCACCTTCACCATCGCCATCTTCGTGCTCGGCTTCGCCTCTTTCTTCGGAGGACTGTGGCTGGCGCGTGTCGGACCCCGCATTGTCGCGATGACCGGCGGCGCCCTCTACGGCCTCGGCGTCTTTCTTGCCAGCTTCTCCAATCACGGACTCTACTGGCTCTACTTCAGTTATGGGGTCATCGGCGGAATCGGCCTTGGCTTCGCCTACATTGTCCCCATTTCCGTCCTGGTCAAGTGGTTTCCCGATCGCCGCGGCCTGATGACCGGCATCGCCGTCGGCGGTTTCGGCGCCGGGGCGCTGGTCACCGCTCCGGTCGCCACCCGGCTCATCCAGAGCAGCGGCGTGCTTCACACCTTTGCCGTCCTCGGTCTCGTCTTCCTGGTTATCACCGTGGCCTCGGGCTTCTTCATGCAGAATCCGCCGGCCGGCTGGGCGCCTGCGGGATGGACACCGAAGCCGCTGCAGGCCGCGCAGCGCGCAGCACGTGACTTTACCCTCGGCCAGGCCCTCGCCACCTGGCAGTGGTGGGCGCTCTGGCTGCTGCTCTTCCTCAATACCTCGGCCGGCATCTCCATCATTTCCCAGGAAGCCCCAATGTTCCAGGAGCTGGCCAAGGTCACGGCGATCGTCGCCGCGGGCATGGTCGGCGTCGTCTCCATCGGCAACGCAGCGGGACGCGTCTTCTGGGCCTGGGTCTCGGACTTCCTTACCCGGCGCTTCACCTTCCTGGGTATGTTCCTCATCCAGGTGATCCTCTTCTGGATGCTGCCCAGCCTCCACGGAGCCCTGGCTCTGACCGTGGTCGCCTTTACTGTGCTGCTCTGCTATGGAGGAGGATTCGGCACCATGCCCGCCTTCGCTGCCGACTACTTCGGAGCGAAGAATGTCGGCCCGATCTACGGCCTCATGCTCACGGCGTGGGGATTCGCTTCTGCCTTCGGCCCGCTGCTCATCGCCCACCTGCGCGAAACCAGCGGCAGCTATGCCAGCGGCCTGCATGTCATCGCCGCCATCATGGCTCTCTCTGCGTTGCTGCCGCTGCTGGTGCGGCCGCCCAAGACGGCTTGA
- a CDS encoding outer membrane protein, producing MLKKILLSGILLGATAAWAQVAPSARGGNSTLWVGGEFSSFHPDYDAARVLGPGVFFDFNLTQKLGVEGEARFMDWHGEGGETQKNYLAGVKYRLYRWNRFSFNAKFLLGGDWINYPNNIGNGSYFAYVPGGFVDYRVNRKWSVRGDYEYHFLPSAPGLQDGYPSHGLTPNGFSIGVAYRLLGAR from the coding sequence GTGCTGAAAAAAATTCTCTTGAGCGGCATCCTCCTGGGGGCGACAGCCGCCTGGGCCCAGGTCGCCCCCTCTGCTCGCGGTGGAAATTCCACCCTTTGGGTCGGCGGAGAGTTTTCCTCTTTCCACCCCGACTATGATGCGGCCAGAGTTCTCGGCCCTGGGGTCTTCTTCGACTTCAACCTCACCCAGAAACTCGGCGTCGAGGGCGAAGCCCGTTTCATGGACTGGCATGGTGAAGGCGGCGAGACGCAAAAAAACTATCTCGCCGGCGTCAAATATCGCCTCTACCGCTGGAACCGTTTTTCCTTTAATGCGAAATTTCTGCTCGGCGGCGACTGGATCAACTACCCCAACAATATCGGCAACGGAAGCTACTTTGCCTACGTGCCAGGCGGCTTCGTCGATTACCGTGTCAACCGGAAGTGGTCTGTCCGTGGCGACTATGAGTACCATTTCCTGCCCTCGGCCCCAGGCCTTCAAGACGGCTATCCTAGCCATGGCCTAACCCCGAATGGCTTCAGCATCGGCGTAGCCTACCGCCTGCTCGGCGCCCGGTAA
- a CDS encoding energy transducer TonB, with amino-acid sequence MVSKPENDSLFGLLPEQKSRFGSFGVSMVVNIAIGALLLLFAAAKVHEVKVEKYNQTTLVFTPPPPKPYIPPPPPRVHVIPPPPKVTPQPPKIKVEPPKPVVEPPKVNVVKVETKLPAVAPAPPKAVKPPPQPKVGLFQSSRPTTVANNQSAPTVKTGGFGDPNGAHPDPNANRPANIAAVGSFASAPGTQSGAGAARRGSVQGVAFGSGVANGVPGGRDRGTVASAGFGSGVVGGTGRPGGTGQVAQSGFGGTGIGSSGPRAAAAPQQAQSTPIVVISKPRAAYTAEAKQLHIEGDVTLQVRFTADGRVQVLQVVSGLGHGLDEQARAVAEGIRFKPATKDGHPVDEVTVIHVTFQLA; translated from the coding sequence ATGGTCAGCAAACCCGAGAATGATTCCCTTTTTGGACTACTGCCGGAGCAGAAATCACGATTTGGCTCCTTTGGCGTCAGCATGGTGGTCAATATCGCCATCGGCGCCCTGCTGCTGCTTTTTGCCGCAGCCAAGGTTCATGAGGTCAAAGTAGAAAAATATAATCAGACGACGCTCGTCTTTACTCCCCCGCCGCCGAAGCCCTACATTCCTCCGCCGCCGCCCAGGGTTCATGTCATTCCGCCACCGCCCAAAGTCACCCCTCAGCCGCCGAAGATCAAGGTGGAACCGCCCAAGCCGGTTGTGGAACCGCCTAAAGTCAATGTAGTCAAGGTAGAAACCAAGCTGCCCGCGGTAGCCCCTGCGCCGCCGAAGGCGGTCAAGCCTCCTCCGCAGCCCAAGGTCGGCCTCTTCCAGAGCTCGAGACCCACGACGGTCGCCAATAATCAGTCGGCGCCGACGGTCAAGACCGGCGGCTTCGGCGATCCGAATGGTGCGCATCCGGACCCGAACGCCAACCGTCCGGCAAACATTGCCGCGGTCGGCTCCTTCGCCTCGGCTCCTGGAACGCAGTCCGGTGCCGGCGCAGCCCGGCGCGGCTCCGTCCAGGGCGTGGCCTTCGGCTCCGGCGTGGCCAACGGCGTCCCCGGCGGCCGTGATCGCGGCACCGTCGCCTCGGCTGGATTCGGCTCCGGCGTAGTCGGCGGCACCGGCCGTCCCGGCGGCACTGGACAGGTCGCCCAGAGCGGCTTCGGCGGCACCGGCATCGGATCAAGCGGTCCCCGTGCGGCCGCGGCCCCGCAGCAGGCCCAGTCGACGCCGATCGTGGTCATCTCCAAGCCTCGCGCGGCTTACACTGCGGAGGCCAAGCAACTGCATATTGAAGGCGATGTCACTCTGCAGGTACGCTTTACTGCCGATGGGCGAGTGCAGGTTCTGCAGGTCGTCAGCGGCCTTGGCCACGGTCTCGACGAGCAGGCACGCGCCGTCGCAGAAGGCATCCGGTTCAAGCCCGCTACCAAGGATGGTCACCCTGTCGATGAGGTCACGGTTATCCACGTAACATTCCAGCTGGCCTGA
- a CDS encoding acyloxyacyl hydrolase, with protein MKKRLLMLLLLPLMAAACFAQESRQDISVSGTGLIPPFIAGNAVQLHANVGYGVLISYRYLLTPRSGLELNYQYAQQVQHYTNPTNNVLIHDRFQEVSGAYVYSFNYRNFNPFLEGGIGGFIYSPIDDNKTQLQNLSQSTNIGALYGGGIAYEISPSFDIRAEYRGLVMKTPSFGLSNYRTNRYYNIYEPTIGVAYHF; from the coding sequence ATGAAGAAACGTCTGTTGATGTTGTTGCTGCTTCCGCTGATGGCGGCGGCATGCTTTGCCCAGGAGAGCCGTCAGGACATCAGCGTAAGCGGCACGGGTCTGATTCCTCCTTTCATCGCCGGGAACGCCGTTCAGCTGCACGCGAACGTTGGCTACGGTGTGCTGATCAGCTATCGCTACCTGCTGACCCCGCGCAGCGGACTCGAGCTGAACTACCAGTACGCGCAGCAGGTTCAGCACTACACCAACCCGACCAACAACGTCCTGATCCATGACCGGTTCCAGGAAGTTTCGGGCGCGTACGTGTATAGCTTCAACTACCGGAACTTCAACCCGTTCCTCGAAGGCGGCATCGGCGGCTTCATCTACTCGCCGATCGATGACAATAAGACGCAGCTGCAGAACCTGAGCCAGAGCACGAATATCGGCGCGCTCTACGGCGGCGGTATCGCGTACGAGATCAGCCCCAGCTTCGACATCCGCGCCGAGTACCGCGGCCTGGTGATGAAGACCCCGAGCTTCGGCCTGAGCAACTACCGGACGAACCGTTACTACAACATCTACGAGCCGACTATCGGCGTGGCGTACCACTTCTAG
- the leuB gene encoding 3-isopropylmalate dehydrogenase has protein sequence MKLKVLVVAGDGIGPEVTAEAVRILRTVAELGGHDFEFRNALIGGAAIKAHGTPLPESTLEAALESDAVLLGAVGSNEFNALPPDKRPEAGLLQIRQALGGYGNLRPAFAWPSLAVNSPLKPEVTDGADIIFVRELLGGLYFGTPREWNRETNSAYNTMRYTRDEIVRVARVAFELAASRRQKVTSVDKANVLETSQLWRATVTEVAKEYPGIALDHQYVDSFAMHLMNIPRNFDVVLTENLFGDILSDEAAVITGSLGMLPSATVGGKVNLYEPVHGSAPDIAGKGLANPLGAILTAAMLLRHSAKLEQDALAIETAVRKVLEAGYRTADLVRGESKQKLTTQEMGQKVFEALNEIIDRRQSLHAV, from the coding sequence ATGAAGTTGAAGGTGCTGGTTGTTGCCGGCGATGGCATTGGTCCCGAAGTGACAGCCGAAGCGGTGCGCATCCTCCGTACGGTTGCCGAACTCGGCGGTCACGATTTCGAATTCCGCAATGCCCTGATCGGCGGCGCGGCCATCAAGGCGCACGGCACCCCGCTGCCCGAATCCACGCTGGAAGCCGCGCTCGAGAGCGACGCCGTACTGCTCGGCGCTGTCGGCAGCAACGAGTTCAATGCCCTGCCCCCCGATAAACGTCCCGAGGCCGGCCTGCTCCAAATTCGCCAGGCACTCGGCGGCTACGGCAATCTGCGCCCGGCCTTCGCGTGGCCTTCGCTCGCGGTCAATTCTCCTCTGAAGCCGGAAGTCACCGACGGCGCGGACATCATCTTTGTGCGCGAGCTGCTCGGCGGCCTCTACTTCGGCACGCCGCGCGAGTGGAACCGCGAGACCAACTCGGCCTACAACACCATGCGCTACACGCGCGATGAGATTGTCCGCGTCGCCCGCGTGGCCTTCGAACTGGCCGCATCGCGCCGCCAGAAGGTCACCTCGGTCGATAAGGCCAACGTGCTCGAGACCTCGCAACTGTGGCGCGCGACGGTGACCGAAGTCGCTAAGGAGTACCCCGGCATTGCGCTCGATCATCAGTACGTCGACTCCTTCGCCATGCACCTGATGAACATCCCGCGCAACTTCGACGTGGTGCTCACCGAGAACCTCTTCGGCGACATTCTTTCGGACGAAGCCGCCGTCATCACCGGCTCGCTCGGCATGCTGCCCTCGGCCACTGTTGGCGGCAAGGTGAATCTCTATGAGCCGGTCCACGGCTCGGCTCCCGATATTGCAGGCAAGGGCCTTGCGAACCCGCTCGGCGCGATCCTGACCGCGGCCATGCTGCTGCGTCACTCAGCCAAGCTCGAGCAGGATGCCCTGGCTATCGAGACGGCTGTCCGCAAGGTGCTGGAAGCCGGCTACCGCACCGCCGATCTCGTCCGCGGCGAGAGCAAGCAGAAGCTCACCACGCAGGAGATGGGCCAGAAGGTCTTCGAGGCGCTCAACGAGATCATCGATCGCCGCCAGTCGCTGCACGCCGTCTAG
- the leuD gene encoding 3-isopropylmalate dehydratase small subunit, translating to MKAFHTLTSKVVPLDRSNVDTDQIIPKQFLKRIERTGYGDFLFFDWRKDANFELNQPRYQGGEILVAGKNFGCGSSREHAAWALGDYGFRCVISSSFADIFHSNAGKNGILLITLPEEQVQMLLDRAATNENYTLTVSLEENTLQDNDGFSTGFSIDPFRRYCLLEGLDDIGLTLRHADALDTFEQKHNAAFWLAPRPAAAL from the coding sequence ATGAAGGCATTTCACACGCTGACCTCGAAGGTGGTTCCGCTCGACCGCAGCAACGTCGATACGGACCAGATCATTCCGAAGCAATTTTTGAAGCGCATCGAGCGCACCGGTTACGGGGACTTCCTCTTCTTCGACTGGCGCAAGGACGCGAACTTCGAATTGAACCAGCCGCGCTACCAGGGTGGAGAGATTCTGGTCGCGGGCAAGAACTTCGGCTGCGGCTCGTCGCGTGAACATGCGGCCTGGGCGCTGGGTGATTACGGCTTCCGCTGCGTCATCTCCTCGAGCTTCGCCGACATCTTCCACTCGAACGCGGGCAAGAATGGCATTCTGCTCATCACCCTGCCCGAAGAGCAGGTACAGATGCTGCTGGACCGCGCGGCGACGAACGAGAACTACACGCTGACCGTCTCTCTGGAAGAGAACACGCTGCAAGACAACGACGGATTCTCCACCGGATTCTCCATCGATCCTTTCCGCCGCTACTGCCTGCTTGAAGGTCTCGACGACATCGGCCTCACGCTGCGTCACGCAGATGCGCTGGACACGTTTGAACAGAAGCACAATGCCGCATTCTGGCTGGCTCCACGGCCCGCCGCTGCCCTGTAA
- a CDS encoding LysR family transcriptional regulator, giving the protein MDLAQLETFLAVVEERGFSRAASRLHRTQPAVSHTIRRLEDEIGEPLFERSSREGTLTASGELLREYAERMLGLRREATSALEQLRSLERGRLHIAANEYTCLYLLPVLDEFRRLCPHVSVLVERAFASRIPDQLLDRSVELGVVTFTPPDAAIEAVSVYTDPVVFVVNPRHPLAREKEVGIRQLGAESFIAHNVVSPLRRRVIALFEQHQTPLNMYVELPSLEAIKRFVAMGNGVALVPGLTVQQELERGELVQVAVPELKIERQLMLARRRHGSLSYAAQAFLKVLESVAAERGAPFCYRSAVS; this is encoded by the coding sequence ATGGACCTGGCTCAACTGGAGACATTTTTAGCGGTCGTTGAGGAACGTGGGTTTTCTCGCGCCGCAAGCCGGCTGCACCGCACCCAGCCCGCGGTGAGCCACACCATTCGACGTCTGGAAGATGAAATCGGCGAGCCGCTCTTTGAGCGCAGCTCCCGCGAGGGGACGCTGACCGCCTCCGGCGAGCTGCTGCGCGAGTATGCCGAGCGGATGCTGGGCCTCAGGCGCGAGGCCACCAGCGCACTCGAGCAGCTGCGTTCGCTCGAGCGGGGAAGGCTGCACATTGCGGCCAACGAATATACGTGCCTCTACCTGCTGCCGGTGCTCGACGAATTCCGGCGGCTTTGTCCGCATGTCAGCGTCCTGGTGGAGCGGGCGTTCGCCAGCCGTATCCCGGACCAGCTGCTGGACCGCTCGGTCGAGCTGGGGGTGGTGACCTTCACGCCGCCGGATGCTGCGATTGAAGCGGTAAGCGTCTATACCGACCCGGTGGTTTTCGTGGTGAATCCGCGCCATCCGCTGGCGCGGGAGAAGGAAGTGGGCATCCGGCAGCTGGGAGCGGAGAGCTTTATCGCGCATAACGTCGTATCGCCGCTGCGCCGCAGGGTGATTGCGCTCTTCGAGCAGCACCAGACGCCGCTCAACATGTATGTGGAGCTGCCCAGCCTGGAGGCGATCAAGCGGTTTGTGGCCATGGGCAACGGCGTGGCGCTCGTGCCGGGGCTTACCGTGCAGCAGGAGCTGGAGCGCGGCGAGCTGGTGCAGGTGGCCGTGCCGGAGCTGAAGATCGAGCGGCAACTGATGCTGGCGCGGCGCCGGCACGGGAGCCTCTCCTATGCCGCGCAGGCTTTTTTGAAGGTGCTGGAGTCGGTTGCCGCGGAGCGTGGAGCACCTTTTTGCTACCGCTCTGCGGTCTCATGA
- a CDS encoding 2-isopropylmalate synthase: MMSKLPDTVHFFDTTLRDGEQSPGCSMTQPEKLAMARSLADLGVDILEAGFAIASDGDFEAIDRIAREIRGPVICSLARAKAEDIERAARSLEHAQRRRIHIFLASSDLHLEYKLKISREQALELAAKSVAQAVNFADEVEFSPEDATRSDRDFLCKIVGVAIEAGATIINMPDTVGYATPDEYRAMFREVRERVPGADKVTFSSHTHDDLGLAVANALAAIEGGARQVECTINGIGERAGNSALEEIAAALHVRSDRFGLKNNIKLDHLYSVSQLLSNTISFGPSPNKAVVGSNAFAHESGIHQHGVLSNPLTYEIMTPASVGAPTNRLVLGKHSGRHALRARLVELGYKLSAEDLEVAYRAFTEVADRKKNIYDQDLINLVAHHERHQDLIAEEPAGKAS, encoded by the coding sequence ATGATGTCGAAACTCCCCGATACCGTACATTTCTTCGATACAACACTGCGTGACGGCGAACAGTCGCCGGGCTGCAGCATGACCCAGCCGGAAAAGCTCGCCATGGCCCGTTCGCTGGCCGATCTTGGCGTGGATATCCTTGAGGCCGGCTTTGCCATTGCCTCCGACGGCGATTTCGAAGCCATCGACCGGATCGCCCGCGAAATCCGCGGACCGGTGATCTGTTCGCTCGCCCGCGCCAAGGCGGAAGACATCGAGCGCGCCGCCCGTTCGCTCGAGCACGCCCAGCGCCGCCGCATCCATATCTTCCTGGCCAGCTCCGACCTGCACCTAGAGTACAAGCTCAAGATCAGCCGGGAGCAGGCTCTCGAGCTCGCGGCAAAGTCCGTGGCCCAGGCAGTGAACTTCGCCGATGAGGTTGAGTTCTCGCCTGAAGACGCGACGCGATCGGACCGCGATTTTCTCTGCAAGATCGTCGGCGTGGCCATCGAGGCTGGAGCGACCATCATCAACATGCCGGACACCGTGGGTTACGCCACGCCGGATGAGTACCGCGCCATGTTCCGCGAGGTGCGCGAGCGCGTGCCGGGCGCCGACAAGGTGACCTTCTCTTCGCATACGCATGACGATCTCGGCCTCGCCGTCGCCAATGCGCTGGCGGCCATCGAAGGTGGAGCCCGCCAGGTGGAGTGCACCATCAACGGCATCGGCGAGCGCGCGGGCAACTCGGCGCTCGAAGAGATCGCCGCCGCTCTGCATGTCCGCTCCGACCGCTTCGGACTGAAGAACAACATCAAGCTCGACCACCTCTACAGCGTCAGCCAGCTGCTCTCGAACACCATCAGCTTCGGCCCTTCGCCCAACAAGGCTGTCGTTGGCAGCAATGCCTTCGCGCACGAGTCCGGCATCCATCAGCACGGCGTGCTCTCGAATCCGTTGACCTACGAGATCATGACCCCTGCCTCGGTCGGCGCGCCCACCAACCGCCTGGTCCTCGGCAAGCACTCCGGCCGTCACGCACTGCGCGCGCGCCTTGTCGAGCTCGGCTATAAGCTCTCGGCCGAAGACCTCGAAGTCGCGTATCGCGCCTTCACCGAGGTTGCCGACCGCAAGAAGAACATTTACGACCAGGACCTCATCAACCTGGTTGCGCACCACGAGCGGCATCAGGACCTGATCGCCGAAGAGCCCGCAGGCAAAGCCAGCTAA